Within bacterium, the genomic segment ATCTGCATGCTATCCGCCGCGTGCCCGTTTTCAGGTTCGAACGGGACGCCGATCGTCCGGGGCGCAAAGGCGCACAGTTTGTCCGCCAGCAGGCTTTCGATCGTGGGAACCTTTACGAACACTTCCCGCCGGATATCCAGAATCCGAGGTGCGATCGACTTTTCGATCACGTCGTGAGGAACATCATGTTCTTCGACCACATCCAGGAAAACGTAAGGCGACGGATTTCCGGGGAGAAGAGGATTGTAGAAAAACCGGAAGTGACGACGGTTGGGGAGTCCTCTCGCTCCGCGGCTGTCTTCCTGATATCTGATGAAAGGAGAGATCTTCGATACCTCGTCGA encodes:
- a CDS encoding nucleotidyl transferase AbiEii/AbiGii toxin family protein — translated: MIHPDCFTIDWLQAKRREIRAGDPALLERALHALALLGHLAESGLDFVFKGGTSLLLHVPVIRRLSIDIDILCGAPPEELIRALDEVSKISPFIRYQEDSRGARGLPNRRHFRFFYNPLLPGNPSPYVFLDVVEEHDVPHDVIEKSIAPRILDIRREVFVKVPTIESLLADKLCAFAPRTIGVPFEPENGHAADSMQIVKQLV